Part of the Bacillus sp. THAF10 genome is shown below.
TTCGATATTTAAAATAAGACTATACTAAAAGGATATTAAATATAGTTACCATACATAAAGGAGTGCCATGACATGTCAAACAAAGTTGCATTAGTTACTGGAAGCAGTAGAGGAATAGGAAAGAAAATAGCTCTTGAATTAGCAAAAGAGGGCTATGATATTGTCATCAATTATAACCGTAGTAAAACAGCTGCAAAGGAAACAGCAGAAGAAATTGAAAAGCTTGGGGTAAAGGCTTTAACTGTAAAAGCGAATGTAGGTCAGCCTGAAAAAATTAAAGAGATGTTTGAACAAATCGATGAAACCTTCGGAAGGCTCGATATCCTTGTGAGCAATGCTGCTTCAGGGGTTTTACGTCATGTGATGGAGCTAGAAGAATCTCATTGGGACTGGACGATGAATATCAACTCCAAGGCATTGTTATTTTTGGCCCAGGAAGCGGCAAAAAGAATGGAAAAAGTCGGTGGTGGAAAAATTGTCAGTATTAGCTCTTTAGGCTCTATCCGCTATTTAAAGAATTACACAACAGTAGGGGTGTCAAAAGCAGCTATTGAAGCACTAACAAGGTATTTGGCGGTTGAGCTTGCAGATAGAAATATTGTTGTCAATGCGGTGTCTGGAGGAGCAGTGGATACCGATGCCTTAAAACACTTCCCAAATCGTGATGAGCTGTTAGAAGATGCAAAGAAAAACACACCAGCAGGGCGGATGGTCGAGCCTGACGACCTTAAAAACACTGTAATGTTCCTATTATCCGAGCAAGCAAGTATGATTCGTGGCCAAACAATTATCGTCGATGGAGGAAGATCTCTTCTGGTTTAAATAGATAAAAATTTGCTAAAAGAAATTTTGCCTTTTTGTAATACTTTCACGAGAACTTGGTTATCTTAAGTGTCGTGGAGGTGATAAACAATGGCAAACAACCAACAAAACAAACAACAACAGCAACAACAACAAGCTCAAAAACAAGCGCAACAACAACAAAACCAACAACAATATGGTGCTGAGTATGCGCAAGAAACTAACGCACAACACGTTAGACAACAAAACGCTCAATCTCAAGCTAAAAAGAACCAACAAAACCAACAATAATAAATGTGCATAACGAAGAAGCACTTCTTATCTCAGCGATAGGGAGTGCTTCTTTCTATTCCTCGACAAAACTTCTAATTGCTCAACATAACTAGTCAAAGGGATTAATGAGGGGGAAGAGAATGTATGTAGATAAAGAAAATCTGGCTGGAGAAGGAGATAGGACGGCATGAACATGAATAAGTTTGATCAAGCTGTTGCGAAGCAGTTAGTAACAATGGACAGGCTATTAACGTTACAATTGGAAATGGAAAAAATTCAGGAACGTCAAAAACAATCGATAGGAAATAATGAAGGATGTTCTCAACTTCAAGAAGAAATAAAAAAGAAAAAAGAGGAGCTGCAGAAAATCCAGTTGGAGTTCGAGACGCAAACCGAAGACGCTATTCGGTCCTATCAATTAATGGGGTCAATTTAGGTGAAGAGTTGCAGCTTTTTGAGCTATCTTTTATAAAGGTGGCTCTTTTGTTTTAAAATCGTGCATTAACCGTTATAATAGTAGGAAACGGTTGCTTTTAACTGAGAAGTGCGGGCAGAAAGAAAGAAGGGAAAAGAGGAATGGGTGGTCCCAAAGAAGGTGAATCCATACAAATACATAGCTATAAGCACAATGGAAAAATTCACAGAGTCTGGGAAGAAACAACGGTGCTAAAAGGAACGCAAAACCTTGTAATCGGCGGAAACGATAAAACCATTGTAACCGAATCGGACGGAAGAACATGGATTACAAGGGAACCTGCAATCTGTTATTTCCACGGTAAGCATTGGTTTAATATTATTGGAATGATAAGAGAAGACGGCGTATACTACTATTGTAATATTAGCTCCCCCTTTATCGCGGATAATGAGGCGTTAAAGTACATAGATTATGACCTCGACATTAAGGTCTTTCCAGACATGACATTTATTTTGTTAGATGAGGACGAGTATGAAAAGCATCGTAAAGAAATGAATTATCCTACTGTGATAGATAAAATACTTAGAAATAATGTTGACACTCTGATAAGCTGGATAAGACAGCGTAAGGGCCCTTTTGCTCCAGACTTTATTGATATTTGGTATGAACGCTACCTTACGTACAGAAGATAGGATAAATTAGCTTTAAAAGGCTGCGGGTAACATAACACCCGGCCTTTTTGTTTTGGGAATGGGTTTAAGATTGTTTGAAAATGATAACAGGATAGATATAGTAACCTGTTATTTTGGGAGGAAGTTCATTGGATAGTATTAAACGGTACATGCAGTTTGTTAAACCATACCAGTGGCAGATTGTTGGTACCATCATTATTGGAATGTTTAAATTCGGATTGCCATTATTAATTCCTTTATTACTTAAATATGTAGTGGATGATATTTTACTAACAGATGGAAGGTCGGCGGAGGAGAAAACCTCAGAACTGTTGATGATAATGGGTGTAATTTTCGTCTCCTTTTTAGTATTACGACCACCAATTGAATATTACCGACAATATTTTGCTCAATGGACAGGGAATAAGATATTATATGACCTTCGCGATCGTCTTTTTGATCATATTCAACGTCTAAGCTTGCGGTTTTATTCTAATAACAGGGCAGGAGAGGTTATCTCAAGGGTAATTCATGATGTAGAGCAAACAAAGAATTTCGTTATCACTGGATTAATGAATCTTTGGTTAGATCTTGCAACAATCGTGATTGTTATCATTATAATGTTTACCGTTGATTTTTCTCTTGCGATTGTGTCCATTATTCTTTTTCCGTTTTATGGATTTTCCATTAAGTATTTTTATAGCAAGCTGCGCCATTTGACTAGGGTTAGGTCTCAAGCGCTTGCAGAGGTTCAAGGTCACCTCCATGAAAGAGTACAGGGGATGCCTGTTATCCAAAGCATGGCCATAGAAAATTATGAACAAGAGCAATTTACAAAGCAAAACAGTAATTTCCTACAAAAAGCCTTGGATCATACTAGCTGGAATGCGAAAACCTTTGCAGTGGTAAATACGATTACAGATATTGCCCCATTGCTTGTTATTGGGTTTGCAGGTTATCAGGTCATAAATAGCGGGTTAACTGTTGGGGAAATGGTGATGTTTGTAGCTTATATTGACAGGCTTTATAACCCGTTAAGAAGGCTGATAAACTCTTCAACAACACTTACTCAGTCCATAGCTTCAATGGATCGTGTATTTGAATTTGTGGATGAAAAATATGATATTCAGGATAAACCATCTGCAGTAGAAATAAAAACTGCTAAGGGAGAAGTAAGCTTTGAACAGGTTTCATTTAAATATGAGGAAAAGGAAGCGGAAGTATTAAAGAATCTGTCCCTTTATGTTCGAGCAGGTGAAACCATCGCGCTTGTTGGAATGAGTGGGGGAGGCAAGTCTACTTTAGTGAGTTTATTGCCGCGTTTTTACGATGTAACCAAGGGACAGATAAAGCTTGATGGAGTAGATATTCGCGATGTTACGGTCCATTCCTTGCGAAAACAAATTGGCATCGTGCTACAAGACAGTATCCTGTTTAGTGATTCAGTGAGGGAAAATATTGCCCTTGGAAAACCGGATGCAACTAAGGAAGAAATTATCGAAGCAGCGAAGGCAGCAAATGCCCATGACTTCATCATGAACCTTCCTGAAGGCTATGAAACAAAGGTAGGCGAGCGGGGAGTGAAGCTTTCAGGTGGTCAAAAGCAGCGAGTAGCCATTGCGCGTGTGTTCTTAAAGAACCCGCCAATTCTAGTGATGGATGAAGCAACATCAGCACTTGACCTTGAAAGTGAACAGCTAATCCAAGAGTCATTAGAAAGACTTGCAGCAAGCAGGACAACCTTTGTTGTTGCCCATCGTCTATCTACCATTACCCATGCTAACAGAATTGTGTTGCTAGAAAATGGTGAAATTACCGAAATTGGCTCTCATGAAGAATTAATGAAGAAAAAAGGTCACTATTATAACCTTTTCACCATACAAGAAATTGGATAACAAAAAAATCCTCTACAGCAGTGTAGGGGATTTTTTTTGTAGGGATTATTCTTCATCTCTGGACTGAATGTCAAATTCATTATCGTCGAGATGGTACCTTTGGAAGCTATCAATAAGCTTATCTAAATGTTGGAGCTGGTCACTGTAATCAATGATTTTAGATACTAGTGGGAAGAGGTGGTACCAAACGTCTGCGTTCCCTTCATATTCGCACCAATTGTCTTTATGTACCATAAACTCATCAATAAACTGTTGTTTGTTGAATAGCTCTTCTGCATACATTTCTGAGGTGTTGTGTTGCTTAATTTTGCCGACAAATTTCAGAAGAATCTGTTCATGCAAGTTAACAAGATGGTCTAATTCAGATTTAATGTAATGCTGATATTCCACCGGCATATGGTGCAGCTCGTTTTCAAGGCGATGAAGCATCTTTAAGGTATATAATGCTCTGTTACTTGTTAGAATGAGCTGACGGAAAATAACAAGCTTACGGGCTTTAGAGCTAGACTTTTTTAAAGTTGTAAAATAGGTGCGTTCTTCTTTGTATAAGTTAAATAACTGTTCAAGTTTTAAAATTCGTTGATATAACGATTCAATGTCTGTCTTGAGTAAACTATGTTCCGTACCGTGTCTAATATTGATGCGAATCCATTTTAGTATGTCTTCTGTAGTTAACTTTACCTTGTAGTAAAGTCTAGTTTCGTATTTGGGTGGTAAGAAAATCAAGTTGACCAAAAAGGCGCAGAGAATCCCTATCATCACGGTAGAAAAACGGACAAGTGAGAACTCTAAGAAATTCTCTCCTGGGCTTTCCATAATCGCAATAACCGTAACGAGTGCAAGGGGAATCGTTGTTTCTTTCTTTAATTTTATGTTAATGGCTATGACAAAAATAGCAGTTAATCCAATGATGAAAGGATCATGGCCAAATAATAATGAAAAAATTATAGCCAGTATTGCCCCAATAATATTAGCTTGGGCATGCTCAATGATAGACTGATACGATTTATAGATAGATGGTTGAATAGCAAAAGTCGCTGCGATACCTGCAAAAAATGGTGTTGGAACATCAAACCATTGTGCAACAAACAGAGCAAGAGTAATCGCAATTCCTGTTTTTACTATACGTGCACCAAATTTCATGATTAGTAAATTCCTTTCTTTATTTTCCGTATATATTGCCTTTAATACTTAAGAATAAACACTTGTTAGTATATGTACAGAAAATTTCTATCATGCTGAAAACACTAATGTACTATACACCGTTTCCCTCTTTCCTGCAACAGGAAAATGGAAGGAAAAGGTCTTAAGGAGATAAGAAAAACCCGCAAAGGTAATTTGCGGGTCAAGCTTCGTCCATTGTAGCACATATTATTCTGTAGATACAGCTGGGTCTGCCTGTTCCTTGACAGGAATTACTTGAATAAAGTGCTTTTTAGGGTTTTCCAAGAGGATGTTAATTTCAGCAGCTGCTTCTTCCTGATGCTGGTCTAACAAGGATTGCTGGTAGATTGTTAAGAGCTCTATTACATCCTTTAAGCCAGTTTCATTTAAAGGCTCCATGCTTACTTTTGCACCTTTGGCAATTCGGCGTTGAAGTGCATCCTTTGTCAGTCCCATTTCAGGCTGATGACGAAGATAGACTGCACCACCTGTCATGCCTGCACAAATCCAAGGTCCTGGGTCACCAAGAACAAGGCCGCGCCCGTTTGTCATATACTCAAACGCAAAACCTTTAATGTTGGCATTCACACCTAGATTTCCTCTTTCCGTTTCAGGAATTGGAGTTGTTACTTTTCCACCGATAATCATGTCCGCCCCTGAGAGCCTGATACCAGCTCTTGCATCGGCATTTCCTTGAACAACAAGTGCGCCTTTTTGTGCGCCATATCCAAAACCTTTTCCAACAGATCCATTATAGAACTTTCCATCCTTGCCTTTATATTTGAAGACAAATATGCTTCCGCCAAACGCTGTTTTTCCGATACCATCCTGCGCTCCACCTGCTACTTTTATGTTAATACCTGTTGTATTATAAGCACCAAGCCCATTTCCAGGAATAGATCCCTTATTATAGCGTAGCTCCACCTCAGGCAGCTTTAAGTACGAGCCGTCTAATCTTCCACGAACACGGTGACAGGATACGCGGCTTCCTAGAACACGTTGTTCAGCTGTAATGGCATCAAATTCACGGGATTCATGCAATTCACTTTCGTGATAATCGAGATATTCTGCTCCTGCAGCCACTAATAGCTTTTCTTTTTCCATGCTCGCTGCTACTTCTTTTTGAGCAAGCTGCGGAACATCCAGCGTATGAAGGAGGTTAGAAAGGTCTAGACTTTCCTTTCCTCTTGCCTGCTCAAGTAAATCGGAGCGTCCCACAATATCCTGAAGGTTGTCAAAGCCTAAACTAGCAGTTAAAGCTTGCAATTCTTTTCCAAAAGCAGTAAAAAGATTGGTCAAGCCTTGTACGGCAAGGTCGGATTGTCTTGGAACAAATCGTCGAAGGCCATGATCCTTTGCTTGAGCCTCTGTTTCGATTTGAGTGGCAATTCCAACGTGACAAGTATCTAGGTGACAGCCACGGCATGTTGTACAACCAATCGCAATCATGGAAAGGGTACCAAAGCCAATACGGTTTGCTCCAAGCAGCATCACCTTCATGCAATCAAGGGCACTCTTAATTCCACCATCTGCCCATATCTCGACTTTGTTGCGCAAGCCAGATTCTAACAATGCGTTGTGCGCTGCTTTTACTCCAATCTCCACTGGTAACCCAACATATTGTAGGGCATGGATTCTCGCTGCACCAGTTCCTCCATCAAAGCCACTGATCGTAATGATATCCGCTCCAGCCTTGGCAATACCGACTGCGATTGTTCCGATGTTTGGTACTACAGGAACCTTTACAGCAACCTTTGCTTGGTCGTTAGCCGTTTTTAGCTCGGCAATCATTTGCGCCAAGTCCTCGATAGAGTATATGTCATGGTTGTTGGAAGGAGAAATCAAGTCCGAACCAATGGTTGCATTTCGTGCTTCAGCGATTTTTGCTGTTACTTTAGAGCCTGGTAAGTGACCGCCTTCACCTGGTTTCGCACCTTGCCCAATTTTAATTTCTAAAAGGTTGGAGGAGTTTAGAAGCTCGGCATTGACTCCAAATCGTCCACTAGCAACTTGTTGTCCCCGTGTATTTGGATATCGTCCAAGCATATCTTTAATTTCTCCACCCTCACCATTTAAGCTAACCATGTTCAATTTATCGGCAGCTTCTGCGTACGCTCTGAACGCAATTTCGTTTTGAGATCCAAAGGACATGGAAGCAATAACAAATGGTAAGTTATGTGTGCCAACACCGATATTTACTTTATCCTTTGAAACCTTTTTCGAATGGTTTGCTTTTAAATCGGTTAAATGACGAATGGTGATGGGATTTTTCGTTTCCTGTTCATCCAATTTTTCACGATAATCATCATAGTTTCCTGTTTTCGCCACATCCCCAATAGCCTTCCAAATACGAGGGAAAAGGTGAAATGACTTACCAGGGCGTGCCTTTTCATCTTCAAAATCTTCCACACGTGCAATCGCATCTTCTTTCAGCTTGCTAAAATTAAAGCCAAGCTTGTCAGAACCAAGAAAGTTTACGATGCCGAGCGCTTCTTCCACTTCGGTGTGAAGACCAATGCTTGAGAAAAGACGTCCATAGCCGCGCAGCTCATGAATACCAATAGTGGAAATAACCTTTTCCATTCCTTTTGTCAAAGCATTGTAGAGGTTCACAACAGGCTTTGTCGTATCCTCGCTAACTGTTCCAAACAGAAGGTATGGGCTAATGGCATTTGCCCCAAGTCCAACTGCAACCATCACATCATGAAGGGAACGGATTGCTCCAGAACGAAGTAATAGCGCGCATTGGCGACGAAGCTGCTTTTGAACTAATTCTTCATTAATTGCTGCTGTAACTAGATGAGGGTCGAGCCATAGCGCATCTGACCTATGTGCTTTTGCATCATCTATAATTAACAACGTTTTTCCTCCATTAACAGCTTCCACAGCTTCTTTCTTTAACCGCTCTATAGCTTCAGGGATTGACTCCTCCTGACCACAGGTAGCATCCACATAATAACTCAGACCCTGGGACTGAAAGCTGTTGACCACCTGATCATAGGAAGGCTGAGAAATCTCTGCAGCACAGTCGAGTCCTATTTGGCCTTCTATTAATAGTGGAGATAATAGTTCTAGCGTATAGTCATTTGGAACATGATCCAGCTCTCGTAACTTAGGACGTGCACCTAATACGGTTCTAGTTGAAAAATGCTCTGTTTCACGATCACGGTCAATTGCAGGATTTGTTACGACCGCTACACTTTCTTTAATAAAATCAGCTATATTATTTCGGCCTGGATTCATGGCAGCTAGTGGAACATCATGGCCAAGAGAACGGATAGGCTCTGCGCCTTTTTCCGCCATCTGTTCTACCAATTGAATATGCTCTCTGTCCCATCCAAAGGCTGCGTAATGACCATTGTGCACTTTAGCAAGAGGAGTGGAGGATACGAACGCATCGAGCTTTGGCGTTTGGAGACGTTCTCTAAAGTTCTCTAGAGAAAATCTCTCATTCATTCGCTTGTAAACCTCTTCTTGATAGGCATGATAGTCATATACCTTAATAGAGTCACCTTCCCATTTCAATCCAACCTTTTCCCCTGGTGAAAACGGCTTAGGCTCTGCTAGGTATTCTGTTGTTGGAACAATACCTGGTTCGGACGAAAAATAATAGGATGTTTCTGTTTCTAGCATCCATAATGGACGCAGACCAAGCGCATCTAAACTGAATACTGCTTCATCTTTATTGCGAGAGATAATCCCTGCTGGGCCTTGAGAAAAATGCCCCCATGTTTCTCTAACATAAGTGTAGAGATTTTGCAGATGCTCTGGATAACTTTTAATCTCATTAATGATAGGTGGGAAAACAATATCCAATGCTTCAAAAAGAGTAAATCCATCTCTGGAAATAAGCGTTTCGATGGTTCTATTTAAATCCTGTGAATCACTTCCACCATTTGTAAGTGGAACATCTACCATTTTTGCCTCATCACGAAGCTTAGCAATGGTATTGATTTCGCCATTATGACCTAGGACACTAAATGGTTGCACACGAAAAAAGTTAGAAAGCGTATTTGTAGAATAGCGATTGTGTCCAAGTGTCATGGCAGAGGCAACTAAAGGATTTGCAAGGTCATGATAAAATTTAGGCAAAATATCACCAGCACCCATCACTTTGTAGACAGCATGATAGTTTGATAGAGAGGCAACATGCACATCATCGTTTTTCTCTATTTCAATAGAAGCTTGAAACAACTGAGTTTGTGTGATGTCCCCATTTTCAGAAATTAAGGCAATCTGCCAGAATACGGGATCTTGAATTACTGCGATAGGACCTAAGGCTTCAGATGATGTCACAGTCTCAGAAGAATAAACGACTTTCAAGCCTTCTTTACTTAGAATAGTTGAAATTTCCTTCTGTGCTTGTTCCACATCAATGTGGTGGTTGATAAAAAAGTGACCGACAACAAAGTCAGGTCGTTCCGCTAAGCTTGGATCGGCTTCAGCTTTATCAAGCTTTTCTTTCCATAGGGCACGAGGAATGTCGATATGAATACCCACACCGTCCCCTTCACCGTTAATAAAACCTGCACGGTGGTTCATTTTGACAAGTGCATCGATACAGTCATCAATGTTTTTCTTTGTGGGGATCTTCTTCTTTTCAATAGCGGATACAATTCCACATGCATCATGTTCTGCATTGTGAAAATCTTTAAATGTACTTGGACTCCATTTGGTCATATGGACTGGCATAAACTAGGGATTAGAGGATGTTCAAAAGGCTTTGAACTCACACTATAAGAGGGGCCCCTAACTAGCCATTCACCTCCTGTAGTTTGATAGTTTATAAGAGAAACTTTTTTGTGGTTATCAACTTATAAATAGGTAGTATTGAGGAAAAAATAAAAAAGGGAATTTTCAGACTTTAAATTATATACTAACATTTCTAACAATAAAAATCAATTTTTTATGCAAAATAGTGTTTTGGGTACAAGAAGAAAGGGGTAGTTGGAAGGTTAATTTGTAAGCGTTTTCAGTGTATGAGGAAAAATAACATAGCGTGCATTGTACACGCTATGTTGTATATTTATGCAGGATTCATTTGTGCAAAAGCATGCTCTACTGCATCTAATGTGACGTTTACATCCTCTTTCGTGTGCGCTGTGGTCACAAACCAAGCTTCATATTTTGATGGAGCTAAATTGATTCCTTGGTTTAACATAAGCTTAAAGAATTTCGCAAACTGCTCTCCGTCTGTATTTTCTGCTTGTTCGTAGTTTACAACTTTCTCATCTGTAAAATAGATCGTAAGGGCACCTTTTAATCTATTAATCGTTATCGTTATTCCGTGTTTTTGTGCACGAGCCAAAATTCCTTCTTCTAAAAGGCTACCTATATGATCTAGGTGTTCATATACACCTTCTTGTTGCAACACTTCTAGGCAAGCGATACCCGAAAGAATGGATGCGGGGTTTCCTGCCATGGTTCCTGCTTGATACGCAGGTCCGAGTGGTGCCACTTTCTCCATGATTTCTGCACGTCCTCCGTATGCACCGATAGGTAAGCCTCCACCAATTATTTTCCCAAGGGCGGTCAAATCTGGCTTTATTCCTAACATATCCTGTGCGCCTCCGTACATAAAACGGAAAGCCGTGATCACTTCATCGTAAATAACAAGGGCACCAGCGTCATGTGTTAGAGCATTCACTTCTTCCAAAAACCCTTTATGAGGCTCTACAATTCCAAAGTTTCCAACGATCGGTTCCACTAAAACAGCAGCAATTTGATCTCCCCATTTTTGAATAGCTTCGCGGAATGGCTCTATATCATTAAATGGAACGGTGATTACTTCATTTGCAATACTTTTTGGCACCCCTGCAGAATCAGGTGTCCCAAGAGTGGAGGGGCCAGAACCCGCTGCCACAAGTACAAGATCAGAATGCCCATGATAGCAGCCAGCAAATTTAATGATTTTGTCTCGGCCGGTATAGGCACGAGCGACACGAATCGTCGTCATCACAGCTTCTGTACCAGAGTTTACAAAACGAACCTTGTCCATCGCTGGCATCGCTTCTCTTAACATCTTTGCAAATTTTACTTCATGTGGAGTAGGCGTGCCATAGAGCACTCCTGATTGAGCTGCTCTTGTAATGGCTTCTGTTATCTGTGGATGTGCATGACCTGTAATTATTGGTCCATAAGCTGCGAGGTAATCGATATATTTGTTTCCATCTACATCCCAAAAATAAGCTCCTTTTGCTCTTTCCATTACAACAGGTGATCCGCCACCAACTGCTTTATACGAACGAGAAGGGCTGTTTACACCACCTACAATATGCTGGAGCGCTTCTTCATGAAGTTGTTCGGATTTTGTGAAATTCATTGGTTGTTCCTCCTTCAAGGAAAATAAGATATGTTATTTTAACATGAATTGAGATGGATGTAACTCAAGCTACCTTATGGTTACATTTAAAATGCTTAGTTAGAGAGGATTTTAAATTCAAACAGTTTCTAGCTGTTGATTGTAGAGAGGGCGTAGACTCTTCTCAGAAATGAAGCGAAAGATTTGTGACCCCACAGGCGTAGCAGAGTAGGCTTACAATTCGCCCCCAGGACACGGAGCCAATTGCGGAAATCAATAGCGTATTTTAACAAAGCTTAAAAAAAGCATACCTGTTCCTTCCTTGCGTATATTGTATTAATAGCATGTCCGTGCATGGGAGGAGAAGGATGCTTTATATATTTATTGTTTTCTTTATCTTAATTGCCATCATCATTAGCTTCTCACATATATTTTCATCAGGAACGAAAAGCATTCCTTATGTGTCAAAGGAAACACTTTTACTTCTGCTGCTCATCTATTCCACACTCTTGCTATCCTTTGGATTATTATATACGGTCTTACACTTTGAAGGACATCAAGTGCTTTTGGAAAGAGGGAAAGCCATTAATGGCAGTTATTTTTCCGTTTTTTTTCAATCGGTTTACTTTAGTGCCATCACCATTTTGACAGTGGGATATGGAGATGTTACTCCCATAGGTATTGGCAGAGCAATTGCAATTATAGAAGCATTGATAGGCTTTGTGATGCCAGCTGCATTCGTTGTGCGGGTTGTGCTGCATATGGACAGCAGGGAAAAATAAAAGCGCTAAGTTGATTGGGTTTAGCTTAGCTATACGCAGTGGTAACAAAGTTTACGAAAACAATCATTATTTAAGTAGCCGGTCATCAGTTGAAATTATCCACCTCTTTCGCTAGTCTAAAGGAAGGTACTATAAATGAGGAGGAATAAAGATGACTGTTGAAACAGGTAAAAAAGCTCCGCAATTTTCCTTGCTATCCAATACAGGAGAAACTGTCTCTCTATCCGATTTTGAAGGCAAAAATGTGGTGTTGTATTTTTATCCGAAAGATATGACTCCCGGCTGTACTACCCAAGCCTGTGATTTTCGTGACATGCACGAAGATTTTTCTGACTTAGATACGGTGATACTTGGCGTAAGTCCAGATCCGCAATCGAGGCATGAAAAATTCATCGAAAAACATGGGTTGCCATTTTTACTTCTAGTAGATGAAGACCATGAAGTTGCAGAGCAATTTGGTGTGTGGAAATTAAAGAAAAACTTTGGCAAGGAATACATGGGAATTGAACGTTCCACTTTCCTCATTAATAAAGAAGGACAACTTGTGAAGGAATGGAGAAAAGTGAAAGTCAAAGGACATGTGGAAGAGGCTTTAAATTATATTAAAGACAATCTCTAAAAAGCCTAATTTTTGATAAATAAGGCAAAAGAC
Proteins encoded:
- a CDS encoding glutamate synthase-related protein, with translation MTKWSPSTFKDFHNAEHDACGIVSAIEKKKIPTKKNIDDCIDALVKMNHRAGFINGEGDGVGIHIDIPRALWKEKLDKAEADPSLAERPDFVVGHFFINHHIDVEQAQKEISTILSKEGLKVVYSSETVTSSEALGPIAVIQDPVFWQIALISENGDITQTQLFQASIEIEKNDDVHVASLSNYHAVYKVMGAGDILPKFYHDLANPLVASAMTLGHNRYSTNTLSNFFRVQPFSVLGHNGEINTIAKLRDEAKMVDVPLTNGGSDSQDLNRTIETLISRDGFTLFEALDIVFPPIINEIKSYPEHLQNLYTYVRETWGHFSQGPAGIISRNKDEAVFSLDALGLRPLWMLETETSYYFSSEPGIVPTTEYLAEPKPFSPGEKVGLKWEGDSIKVYDYHAYQEEVYKRMNERFSLENFRERLQTPKLDAFVSSTPLAKVHNGHYAAFGWDREHIQLVEQMAEKGAEPIRSLGHDVPLAAMNPGRNNIADFIKESVAVVTNPAIDRDRETEHFSTRTVLGARPKLRELDHVPNDYTLELLSPLLIEGQIGLDCAAEISQPSYDQVVNSFQSQGLSYYVDATCGQEESIPEAIERLKKEAVEAVNGGKTLLIIDDAKAHRSDALWLDPHLVTAAINEELVQKQLRRQCALLLRSGAIRSLHDVMVAVGLGANAISPYLLFGTVSEDTTKPVVNLYNALTKGMEKVISTIGIHELRGYGRLFSSIGLHTEVEEALGIVNFLGSDKLGFNFSKLKEDAIARVEDFEDEKARPGKSFHLFPRIWKAIGDVAKTGNYDDYREKLDEQETKNPITIRHLTDLKANHSKKVSKDKVNIGVGTHNLPFVIASMSFGSQNEIAFRAYAEAADKLNMVSLNGEGGEIKDMLGRYPNTRGQQVASGRFGVNAELLNSSNLLEIKIGQGAKPGEGGHLPGSKVTAKIAEARNATIGSDLISPSNNHDIYSIEDLAQMIAELKTANDQAKVAVKVPVVPNIGTIAVGIAKAGADIITISGFDGGTGAARIHALQYVGLPVEIGVKAAHNALLESGLRNKVEIWADGGIKSALDCMKVMLLGANRIGFGTLSMIAIGCTTCRGCHLDTCHVGIATQIETEAQAKDHGLRRFVPRQSDLAVQGLTNLFTAFGKELQALTASLGFDNLQDIVGRSDLLEQARGKESLDLSNLLHTLDVPQLAQKEVAASMEKEKLLVAAGAEYLDYHESELHESREFDAITAEQRVLGSRVSCHRVRGRLDGSYLKLPEVELRYNKGSIPGNGLGAYNTTGINIKVAGGAQDGIGKTAFGGSIFVFKYKGKDGKFYNGSVGKGFGYGAQKGALVVQGNADARAGIRLSGADMIIGGKVTTPIPETERGNLGVNANIKGFAFEYMTNGRGLVLGDPGPWICAGMTGGAVYLRHQPEMGLTKDALQRRIAKGAKVSMEPLNETGLKDVIELLTIYQQSLLDQHQEEAAAEINILLENPKKHFIQVIPVKEQADPAVSTE
- a CDS encoding glutamate-1-semialdehyde 2,1-aminomutase; this translates as MNFTKSEQLHEEALQHIVGGVNSPSRSYKAVGGGSPVVMERAKGAYFWDVDGNKYIDYLAAYGPIITGHAHPQITEAITRAAQSGVLYGTPTPHEVKFAKMLREAMPAMDKVRFVNSGTEAVMTTIRVARAYTGRDKIIKFAGCYHGHSDLVLVAAGSGPSTLGTPDSAGVPKSIANEVITVPFNDIEPFREAIQKWGDQIAAVLVEPIVGNFGIVEPHKGFLEEVNALTHDAGALVIYDEVITAFRFMYGGAQDMLGIKPDLTALGKIIGGGLPIGAYGGRAEIMEKVAPLGPAYQAGTMAGNPASILSGIACLEVLQQEGVYEHLDHIGSLLEEGILARAQKHGITITINRLKGALTIYFTDEKVVNYEQAENTDGEQFAKFFKLMLNQGINLAPSKYEAWFVTTAHTKEDVNVTLDAVEHAFAQMNPA
- a CDS encoding ion channel, producing MLYIFIVFFILIAIIISFSHIFSSGTKSIPYVSKETLLLLLLIYSTLLLSFGLLYTVLHFEGHQVLLERGKAINGSYFSVFFQSVYFSAITILTVGYGDVTPIGIGRAIAIIEALIGFVMPAAFVVRVVLHMDSREK
- the bcp gene encoding thioredoxin-dependent thiol peroxidase translates to MTVETGKKAPQFSLLSNTGETVSLSDFEGKNVVLYFYPKDMTPGCTTQACDFRDMHEDFSDLDTVILGVSPDPQSRHEKFIEKHGLPFLLLVDEDHEVAEQFGVWKLKKNFGKEYMGIERSTFLINKEGQLVKEWRKVKVKGHVEEALNYIKDNL